The following proteins are co-located in the Phycisphaerales bacterium genome:
- the rpoN gene encoding RNA polymerase factor sigma-54 produces MRFETSQHMKLGQQMKLAPRMIQSMEILQMPLAELEERIEQELENNPTLELSDGDADDPGVRMELEELRREEAAADRPMSVDEGSAGDDFERLDSFAENNPDAADNEFSASDYGDHDRSELMAEARDAGISLEPGTYSVNRSAGERDAKIDAMAAAPARGASLTEQLRGQWALVDVEGSLRPLGELIITFLEDDGYLRTPLEAIAEKAPVGKPAPGEGGPGALVLKERPTVAQLERALKAVQLFLEPAGVAARTPSECLLLQLDALEDEAEDLGWPRQAFHNARVLVADHLEDLTQNRLPRVAEKTGLRLDEIKEALTLLRRLSLAPARRLVEDTNRAIIPDAIVEYDADQDRYIAYLNDARLPNVRINQEYARLSRDKGMEKKDREFLKTNLGNAQWLLDAVGQRRHTLLRVIRAVVEAQRDFFDFGPQALKPLPMTLVAEQLGIHVATVSRAVAEKHLATPRGVVPLRKFFSGGLHTEGGEDVAWDAIKVALKEVIDGEDKARPLSDEALVDELKKRGIEIARRTVAKYRDQLGIAPARLRKQF; encoded by the coding sequence CTCGGCCAGCAGATGAAGCTGGCGCCCAGGATGATCCAGTCGATGGAGATCCTGCAGATGCCGCTCGCGGAGCTGGAGGAGCGGATCGAGCAGGAACTGGAGAACAACCCGACGCTCGAGCTTTCGGACGGCGACGCGGATGACCCGGGCGTGCGGATGGAGCTGGAGGAGCTGCGGCGCGAGGAGGCGGCGGCGGACCGGCCGATGTCGGTCGATGAGGGGTCCGCGGGCGATGACTTCGAGCGGCTCGACAGCTTTGCCGAGAACAACCCTGACGCGGCCGACAACGAGTTCTCCGCGTCGGATTACGGCGATCACGACCGGTCGGAGCTCATGGCGGAGGCCCGCGACGCGGGCATTTCGCTGGAGCCGGGCACGTACTCGGTGAATCGATCGGCGGGGGAGCGGGACGCGAAGATCGACGCGATGGCCGCGGCACCGGCGCGGGGGGCTTCGCTCACCGAGCAGCTGCGGGGGCAGTGGGCGCTGGTGGATGTGGAGGGCTCGCTGCGGCCGCTGGGCGAGCTGATCATCACGTTCCTGGAGGACGACGGGTACCTGCGCACGCCGCTGGAGGCGATCGCGGAGAAGGCGCCGGTGGGCAAGCCCGCGCCGGGCGAGGGTGGGCCGGGGGCGCTGGTGCTGAAGGAGCGGCCCACGGTGGCGCAGCTGGAGCGGGCGCTGAAGGCCGTGCAGCTGTTCCTGGAGCCTGCGGGCGTGGCGGCGCGCACGCCGAGCGAGTGCCTGCTGCTGCAGCTGGATGCGCTGGAGGATGAGGCGGAGGACCTGGGCTGGCCGCGTCAGGCGTTCCACAACGCGCGGGTGCTGGTGGCTGATCACCTTGAGGACCTGACGCAGAACCGGCTGCCGCGGGTGGCAGAGAAGACGGGCCTCAGGCTCGACGAGATCAAAGAGGCGCTGACGCTGCTGCGGCGGCTGTCGCTGGCTCCGGCGCGCCGGCTGGTGGAGGACACGAACCGCGCGATCATCCCTGATGCGATCGTGGAGTACGACGCGGACCAGGACCGCTACATCGCGTACCTGAATGATGCCCGCCTGCCGAACGTGCGGATCAACCAGGAGTACGCCCGCCTGTCGCGCGACAAGGGGATGGAGAAGAAGGACCGCGAGTTCCTGAAGACCAACCTGGGCAACGCGCAGTGGCTGCTGGACGCGGTGGGCCAGCGGCGGCACACGCTGCTGCGGGTGATCCGCGCGGTGGTGGAGGCCCAGCGGGACTTCTTCGACTTCGGGCCGCAGGCCTTGAAGCCGCTGCCGATGACGCTGGTGGCGGAGCAGCTGGGGATTCACGTCGCGACGGTGAGCCGCGCGGTGGCGGAGAAGCACCTGGCGACGCCGCGGGGCGTGGTTCCGCTGCGGAAGTTCTTCAGCGGCGGGCTGCACACCGAGGGCGGCGAGGACGTGGCGTGGGACGCGATCAAGGTGGCGCTGAAGGAGGTCATCGACGGCGAGGACAAGGCGCGGCCCTTGAGCGACGAGGCGCTGGTGGATGAGCTCAAGAAGCGGGGGATCGAGATTGCGCGCCGGACGGTGGCGAAG